From one Streptomyces mobaraensis genomic stretch:
- a CDS encoding exonuclease domain-containing protein: MPHRSPGLDASVSDVGGYAFDWALVDVETSGLVPRRDRVLSIAVVTIGADGEQTEEFSTLLNPECDPGPVHVHGLTAERLRGAPTFEQVAERIGALLRGRVLVAHNAQFDYDFLAHEFARARLRLPVTRRLCTLALNRQVDPPTEDMKLGTLAAYYGIPQARAHDALDDTRVLAGIFRATLREAARLDLPLPLVACPPRQDPRFAPKPPKTPCAHRNPGRLEPGSPLIQGMKIAITGETATSRAELAERAVAAGLNMMSSVSRHTSALVTNDSTSGSAKARRAVAEGVPVIDERTFLKLLGDVRPGVLHQGPAPRTDASVAEAAPAPVPVLPPQRPAEPTPDASAAPAAPAAPAERPLAGRRVLVLGGAHPEAAAARGRVVELGGSAAINLSRSVTDAVVLAGGENDRRMRRITELGLPVRDEQWLDDPAVAAGVPKPGTGAEMTVATEAAVERSQAAPHVLPRGGVVDLPAPPTGTPAPQWHISATWAQQKHCEVDVVAFVLDEDEQVRLDEDFVFYGAPENPGGTVRLRTDGPAEQTSPSTSPRSRRPRGRSWSRPPSTGTWPSGTWARSR; the protein is encoded by the coding sequence ATGCCTCACCGATCTCCCGGTCTCGACGCGTCGGTATCCGACGTGGGCGGCTACGCCTTCGACTGGGCGCTCGTGGACGTCGAGACCTCCGGACTCGTTCCCCGACGGGACCGCGTGCTGTCGATCGCGGTGGTGACGATCGGAGCGGACGGCGAACAGACCGAGGAGTTCTCCACTCTGCTGAACCCTGAGTGCGACCCCGGGCCCGTGCACGTACACGGGCTGACCGCCGAGCGGCTGCGCGGGGCTCCCACCTTCGAGCAGGTCGCCGAACGGATCGGGGCGCTGCTGCGGGGCCGGGTGCTGGTGGCCCACAACGCGCAGTTCGACTACGACTTCCTGGCCCACGAGTTCGCGCGGGCCCGCCTGCGTCTGCCGGTGACGCGGCGGCTGTGCACCCTCGCGCTCAACCGGCAGGTGGACCCGCCCACCGAGGACATGAAGCTGGGCACGCTGGCCGCCTACTACGGCATACCGCAGGCGCGAGCGCACGACGCCCTGGACGACACCCGGGTGCTCGCGGGGATCTTCCGTGCGACGCTGCGGGAGGCGGCCAGGCTGGATCTGCCCCTGCCGCTGGTGGCGTGTCCGCCCCGGCAGGACCCGCGGTTCGCGCCCAAGCCGCCGAAGACGCCGTGTGCGCACCGCAATCCGGGACGGCTGGAGCCGGGCAGCCCGCTCATCCAGGGGATGAAGATCGCCATCACCGGTGAGACCGCGACCTCTCGCGCCGAGTTGGCGGAACGGGCGGTGGCGGCCGGGCTGAACATGATGTCATCGGTCAGCCGGCACACCAGCGCGTTGGTCACCAACGACTCCACGTCCGGCTCGGCCAAGGCCCGGCGGGCCGTCGCCGAGGGTGTACCGGTGATCGACGAGCGCACCTTCCTCAAACTGCTCGGGGATGTACGGCCCGGGGTGCTCCATCAGGGGCCGGCGCCGAGGACCGACGCTTCCGTAGCGGAGGCCGCGCCCGCTCCGGTGCCGGTCCTCCCGCCTCAGCGTCCAGCGGAGCCCACACCGGACGCATCGGCCGCACCGGCCGCACCGGCCGCACCAGCGGAGAGGCCACTGGCCGGGCGGCGCGTGCTCGTCCTGGGTGGTGCGCACCCCGAGGCGGCCGCCGCCCGCGGCCGCGTCGTCGAACTGGGCGGTTCCGCCGCGATCAACCTGTCCCGCAGCGTCACCGACGCCGTCGTCCTGGCCGGCGGGGAGAACGACCGCCGTATGCGCCGGATCACCGAGTTGGGGCTCCCTGTCCGCGACGAGCAATGGCTCGACGACCCGGCGGTCGCGGCCGGTGTGCCAAAGCCGGGCACCGGGGCGGAGATGACGGTGGCCACGGAGGCGGCCGTCGAGCGGTCACAGGCCGCCCCGCACGTGCTGCCTCGTGGCGGAGTCGTCGATCTGCCCGCCCCGCCGACCGGAACTCCCGCACCCCAGTGGCACATCTCCGCGACCTGGGCGCAGCAGAAGCACTGCGAAGTCGATGTCGTCGCCTTCGTGCTGGACGAAGACGAACAGGTGCGCCTCGACGAGGACTTCGTGTTCTACGGCGCCCCGGAGAACCCCGGAGGAACGGTCCGGCTCCGTACTGACGGCCCGGCCGAACAGACATCGCCCTCGACCTCGCCTCGCTCCCGCCGGCCTCGCGGAAGGTCGTGGTCGCGGCCGCCATCGACGGGGACGTGGCCTTCGGGGACGTGGGCGCGGTCCAGGTGA
- a CDS encoding Lrp/AsnC family transcriptional regulator produces MDGCELDRVNRQLVHALQVDGRAPLSRIGSVIGVSDRTLGHRYRRLRELHGLRVVAVPNSRNIGVRDWLVRIRQAGETVPALAAQLARRQDVTWVGIAAAGTEIMCIVHTLIGEEDAGLWRALRQVPRAAVITTQCLLQPVAGATGWQVRTEALDSDEVSALRPHAAHDSDGERVELQDGDWRMLRALSKDGRLGFSRLAEVTGWSEASARRRLATLRHSDAVRFTVEIAPALFGYEVEAMVWLKVTPMLLSETSAALARHPEVAFAAHVTGDSNLMAMVMCRDTQGLSHYMLQQISLLPGVLGAEAQIVVRRTKRAGSPPPALTTTAARRHVDTHAMLRGMSTTSPVAAASPRFRTDAIEHANPS; encoded by the coding sequence ATGGACGGATGCGAACTCGACCGCGTCAACCGGCAATTGGTTCACGCACTTCAAGTCGACGGGCGCGCGCCCCTCAGCCGCATCGGGTCGGTCATCGGCGTTTCGGATCGGACTCTGGGACACCGGTACCGACGCCTCAGGGAGTTGCACGGCCTACGTGTGGTAGCGGTTCCGAACAGCCGGAACATCGGCGTCCGCGACTGGCTGGTGAGGATTCGCCAGGCCGGCGAGACGGTCCCCGCGCTGGCCGCGCAGTTGGCACGGCGTCAGGACGTGACCTGGGTGGGCATCGCCGCCGCGGGCACCGAAATCATGTGCATCGTCCACACGTTGATCGGTGAGGAGGACGCCGGCCTCTGGCGGGCCCTGCGTCAGGTTCCCCGAGCTGCCGTGATCACCACACAGTGCCTCCTGCAGCCCGTCGCCGGCGCCACGGGGTGGCAGGTCCGGACGGAAGCCCTCGATTCCGACGAGGTGTCCGCCTTGCGCCCGCACGCTGCCCATGATTCCGACGGCGAACGAGTCGAGCTTCAGGACGGCGATTGGCGGATGCTGCGCGCCCTGTCCAAGGACGGCCGCCTCGGCTTCTCCCGGCTCGCGGAGGTCACCGGCTGGTCGGAGGCGAGCGCCCGCCGCCGGCTGGCAACGCTCCGGCACTCGGACGCCGTACGGTTCACCGTCGAGATCGCTCCCGCGCTCTTCGGTTACGAGGTCGAAGCCATGGTCTGGCTGAAAGTGACGCCCATGCTGCTGTCCGAGACCTCCGCGGCTCTCGCCCGCCATCCTGAGGTCGCGTTCGCGGCCCATGTGACCGGGGACAGCAACCTCATGGCCATGGTGATGTGCCGGGACACCCAGGGGCTGTCGCACTACATGCTCCAGCAGATCAGCCTGCTGCCGGGCGTCCTCGGCGCCGAAGCCCAAATCGTCGTCCGCCGGACCAAACGTGCCGGATCCCCGCCGCCCGCACTGACGACGACGGCTGCCCGCCGGCATGTCGACACCCATGCCATGCTCCGCGGCATGAGCACCACTTCGCCCGTCGCAGCGGCAAGCCCCCGCTTCCGCACAGATGCCATCGAACATGCAAACCCCTCGTAA
- a CDS encoding toll/interleukin-1 receptor domain-containing protein — protein sequence MHEVFINYRTGDGEKTAALLDQELSRRFGRDHIFRASKSIAPGETYPDKLRATLRRSSLLLAIVGPGWTNFRSQLHDPEDWVRKEIEEAFTCELPVVPILDGRKTDRLRKADLPPELDRLADLQSIPFDTHDTETGVRRIGDLVADMVPGLRDLSRADASSAVSDSVHNSIGDVSGTAVQSRDFTGDVGGTIVKGPHGPVHTGNGHIYQNSRHVSGDRHFSGDGMTYFEGDNHGNVQHRFGEPDRREDDSR from the coding sequence GGCGACGGAGAGAAGACCGCCGCCCTGCTGGACCAGGAACTGTCGCGCCGCTTCGGACGCGACCACATCTTCCGTGCGTCGAAATCCATCGCCCCCGGCGAGACCTACCCGGACAAACTACGGGCCACGCTGCGGCGCAGTTCTCTCCTTCTTGCCATCGTGGGGCCGGGCTGGACGAATTTCCGGTCCCAGCTGCATGACCCGGAGGACTGGGTGCGCAAGGAGATCGAGGAGGCGTTCACCTGCGAACTCCCGGTCGTACCCATCCTGGACGGCCGGAAGACCGACCGGCTGCGCAAGGCGGACCTGCCGCCCGAGCTGGACCGGCTCGCCGATCTGCAGTCCATTCCGTTCGACACCCACGATACGGAGACCGGTGTCAGGCGCATCGGCGATCTGGTCGCCGATATGGTCCCCGGACTGCGCGACCTGTCCCGGGCCGACGCGTCGTCGGCCGTGTCGGATTCCGTGCACAACTCGATCGGGGACGTCAGCGGAACAGCGGTGCAGAGCCGTGACTTCACCGGAGATGTCGGCGGCACCATCGTGAAGGGGCCGCACGGTCCTGTCCACACGGGCAACGGCCACATCTACCAGAATTCCCGTCACGTTTCGGGTGACCGGCACTTCTCGGGCGACGGGATGACGTACTTCGAAGGCGACAACCACGGCAACGTCCAGCATCGGTTCGGTGAGCCGGATCGGCGCGAGGACGACAGCCGGTGA
- a CDS encoding SAM-dependent methyltransferase, producing the protein MTELFDPVSLTARLTAAERARESQRTDRLFADPWAERLAGPDGEELLMEFQGSLSVENPTVPVRTRFFDEAVLDASAGGLRQIALVAAGMDSRPLRLALPEETVVYELDRPDLLELKGRLLGEVPGGGPVRLPVGTDLAQEWTKALLDAGFRTDLPVCWVAEGLSQYLEEKAVLGLLDRITSLSAPGSRVLMDFVGRSLLESPAMAPMLELFGSRGMTWKYGDEAPEELFARRGWRAEVTRLGTAGTRFGRWPFPDVPRGTPGVPQGYLVSATR; encoded by the coding sequence ATGACGGAACTATTCGATCCGGTTTCCCTGACCGCCCGGCTCACCGCAGCTGAGCGCGCCCGGGAGTCGCAGCGGACCGACCGGCTCTTCGCCGACCCATGGGCGGAGCGACTGGCCGGGCCGGACGGGGAAGAGCTCCTGATGGAGTTCCAGGGATCGTTGTCGGTGGAGAATCCGACGGTTCCCGTGCGCACCCGCTTCTTCGACGAAGCGGTGCTGGACGCCTCCGCGGGCGGGCTCCGGCAGATCGCCCTGGTGGCCGCGGGCATGGACAGCCGGCCCCTCCGGCTCGCTCTGCCCGAGGAGACGGTCGTCTACGAGCTGGACCGGCCGGATCTGCTGGAGCTCAAGGGCCGGCTCCTGGGCGAGGTGCCCGGCGGGGGCCCGGTACGGCTGCCCGTGGGCACCGACCTCGCTCAGGAATGGACGAAGGCCCTGCTCGATGCGGGGTTCCGTACGGACCTGCCCGTCTGCTGGGTCGCTGAGGGCCTCAGCCAATACCTCGAAGAGAAGGCGGTTCTGGGCCTGCTGGACCGCATCACCAGCCTGTCCGCCCCCGGCAGCCGCGTATTGATGGATTTCGTCGGCCGGTCGCTTCTGGAAAGCCCCGCCATGGCACCCATGCTCGAGCTGTTCGGCAGCCGGGGCATGACGTGGAAGTACGGCGACGAGGCTCCCGAGGAGCTGTTCGCGCGACGCGGCTGGCGTGCGGAGGTCACCCGCCTGGGTACCGCCGGTACGCGATTCGGCCGGTGGCCGTTCCCGGACGTTCCACGCGGTACGCCCGGAGTTCCGCAGGGGTACCTGGTCAGCGCGACAAGGTGA
- a CDS encoding TerD family protein, which translates to MVAAAIDGDVAFGDVGAVQVTAAPDESGAALARTTLDAATSERTLLLAEIYRRGSVWRFRAVGQGYDHGLAELARGYGVEVTG; encoded by the coding sequence GTGGTCGCGGCCGCCATCGACGGGGACGTGGCCTTCGGGGACGTGGGCGCGGTCCAGGTGACCGCCGCGCCCGACGAGAGCGGAGCGGCGCTCGCGCGGACCACCCTGGACGCGGCGACCAGCGAGCGCACACTGCTCCTAGCCGAGATCTACCGCCGCGGTTCCGTCTGGCGCTTCCGTGCCGTCGGGCAGGGCTACGACCATGGACTCGCCGAGCTCGCCCGCGGCTACGGGGTCGAGGTCACCGGCTGA